One window of the Vicinamibacterales bacterium genome contains the following:
- a CDS encoding SCO family protein codes for MRRTSAGAGMLAGFRAGATAGVRICAMAAAFALLTAGSAAAQYADAPPRPTPATAKPGLLQQVRIDQQIGQQLPLDLLFKDEKGRDVRLGAFFGTKPVVLALAYYECPMLCTQVLNGMTGTLKTLSLDAGKDFDVVVVSIDPRDTPELASAKKATYLEHYGRPASAAGWHFLTGTDASIKPLAAAIGFHYAYDEHLGQFAHGAAIYVATPQGVIARYLLGIDFAPRDLRLALVEASHNQLGTVGDKVLLLCYHYDPADGKYGAAVLNAVRVGFILTVGTFLTFLFVSRRRERAASAEASAGVAPGEHAATRT; via the coding sequence GTGAGACGGACTTCCGCTGGCGCGGGGATGCTGGCAGGCTTCAGGGCCGGTGCGACCGCAGGCGTACGCATCTGCGCGATGGCGGCGGCGTTCGCGCTGCTGACCGCCGGATCAGCGGCGGCGCAGTACGCCGACGCACCGCCGCGGCCGACGCCCGCCACCGCGAAACCCGGTCTGCTGCAGCAGGTGCGGATCGATCAGCAGATCGGCCAGCAGCTGCCGCTGGACCTGCTGTTCAAGGACGAAAAGGGGCGCGACGTGCGCCTCGGGGCGTTCTTCGGCACCAAGCCGGTGGTGCTGGCGCTCGCTTACTACGAGTGCCCGATGCTCTGCACGCAGGTGCTCAACGGCATGACCGGCACGCTCAAGACCCTGTCGCTCGACGCCGGCAAGGACTTCGACGTCGTGGTGGTCAGCATCGACCCGCGCGACACGCCGGAGCTCGCGTCGGCGAAGAAGGCGACCTATCTCGAACACTACGGCCGCCCGGCGTCAGCGGCTGGCTGGCACTTCCTGACCGGCACCGACGCGTCGATCAAGCCGCTGGCGGCGGCGATCGGCTTCCACTACGCCTACGACGAACACCTGGGCCAGTTCGCGCACGGTGCGGCGATCTACGTGGCGACGCCGCAGGGGGTCATCGCGCGCTACCTGCTCGGGATCGATTTCGCGCCGCGAGACCTGCGGCTGGCGCTGGTCGAGGCCTCGCACAACCAGCTCGGCACGGTCGGCGACAAGGTGCTGCTGCTCTGCTACCACTACGATCCGGCGGACGGGAAGTACGGCGCGGCGGTGCTCAACGCGGTGCGCGTCGGCTTCATTCTCACGGTCGGAACGTTCCTGACGTTCCTGTTCGTCAGCCGCCGCCGCGAGCGCGCAGCCTCTGCTGAAGCGTCGGCGGGGGTGGCGCCCGGCGAACACGCGGCGACCCGTACATAA
- a CDS encoding TAT-variant-translocated molybdopterin oxidoreductase, whose protein sequence is MPQVSMEFSAIRSRLAGANGRLFWRSLGELADTPQFREYLHREFPEQASQFNDPKGRRDFLKLMSASLALAGVSGCVKQPLEKIVPYVKQPEDMVPGRPLFFATAVPFGGVATPVLVESHEGHPTKVEGNPQHPASAGGSDIFAQAAILTLYDPDRLQSVRDRSAFRTWGDATTAVKGALTTQKGKQGAGLRFLTETLTSPTVAEQVSLIQQAYPQARWHQWDPAAKAAGAAPAIYDFSKADVIVTLDADLFACGPASLKYARDFATRRRDGIDAEKGEAGAPLKSMNRLYAIESSPTLTGAKADHRLTLKASEVAAAAQALSTGSLSGTLSNALAQKFIPAVAKDLQAHRGRSVVVAGDFQPAAVHQLARQMNEALGNVGTTVTYGAGVEINPGDHAASIRELAQAMDAGQVDLLLILGANPVFTAPADLQFAEKLKKVQTTVTLSMFPDETAFVTQWNIPEAHPLESWSDARAFDGTVTVLQPLIAPLYDGKTITEVLTLFIDAQAGKSAHDLVKDYWTRANAGSVGGWKVTDPTGAPFKSAESMWKHVLHDGFVTGTAGHSPASAPTPAAAASAQPSAAAGGELEIIFRPDPTIWDGRFANNGWLQELPKPLTKVTWDPTAWISQNLAKAKGLADGDLIDLRYRGNTAKLPVAIVPGHPEQSVTVFYGYGRQVTGRVGTAADKTALDFDVYKLRTSDALYFGDGLEIAKAGRYLLARTQEHQMMEDRAPVRVADVEEYRKDPEVIAKQGETPPKTLTMIPEWDYSQHYKWGMQIDLTSCTGCGTCTIACQSENNIPVVGKEQVQKGREMQWIRVDHYFEGHPEDGNSIRTYHQPVPCQQCENAPCELVCPVGATTHSAEGLNDMVYNRCVGTRYCSNNCPYKVRRFNFLLYQDWETPNWEPLRNPDVTVRSRGVMEKCTYCVQRINYAKIDAERADRRVADGEVVPACAAACPADAIVFGDLNDPNARVTKLKARERTYGLLAELNTRPRTTYMAAVRNPNPELA, encoded by the coding sequence GTGCCACAGGTGAGTATGGAGTTTTCGGCAATTCGATCGCGTCTGGCGGGCGCCAACGGCCGCCTGTTCTGGCGAAGCCTCGGCGAACTCGCCGACACGCCGCAGTTCCGCGAGTACCTGCACCGCGAATTCCCCGAGCAGGCGTCGCAGTTCAACGATCCCAAGGGACGGCGCGACTTCCTGAAGCTGATGAGCGCCTCCCTGGCGCTGGCCGGCGTCTCCGGGTGCGTCAAGCAGCCGCTCGAAAAGATCGTCCCCTACGTCAAGCAGCCGGAAGACATGGTGCCGGGCCGTCCGCTCTTCTTCGCGACGGCTGTCCCGTTTGGCGGGGTGGCGACGCCGGTGCTGGTTGAAAGCCACGAGGGTCATCCGACCAAAGTCGAAGGCAATCCGCAACATCCGGCCAGCGCTGGCGGCTCCGACATCTTCGCGCAGGCCGCGATTCTGACCCTCTACGATCCCGATCGTCTGCAGTCGGTCCGCGACCGGTCGGCGTTCCGCACCTGGGGCGACGCCACGACCGCCGTCAAGGGCGCGCTCACGACCCAGAAGGGCAAGCAGGGGGCTGGACTCCGGTTCCTCACCGAAACCCTGACGTCGCCGACCGTCGCCGAGCAGGTGTCGCTCATCCAGCAGGCGTACCCGCAGGCCAGGTGGCACCAGTGGGATCCGGCAGCGAAGGCCGCCGGCGCCGCTCCCGCGATCTACGACTTCTCCAAGGCGGACGTGATCGTCACGCTCGACGCGGATCTGTTCGCCTGCGGCCCGGCGTCGCTCAAGTATGCGCGCGATTTCGCGACACGCCGCCGCGACGGCATCGACGCGGAAAAGGGCGAGGCCGGCGCCCCGCTGAAGTCGATGAACCGGCTCTACGCGATCGAGAGCTCGCCGACGCTGACGGGCGCGAAAGCGGACCACCGGCTCACGCTGAAGGCGTCGGAGGTTGCCGCGGCCGCGCAGGCGCTCTCGACGGGCTCGCTGAGCGGGACGCTGTCGAACGCGCTGGCGCAGAAGTTCATCCCCGCCGTCGCCAAGGATCTGCAGGCGCACCGCGGACGGTCGGTGGTGGTCGCCGGCGACTTCCAGCCGGCCGCCGTGCATCAACTGGCGCGCCAGATGAACGAGGCGCTCGGCAACGTCGGCACGACGGTCACCTACGGCGCCGGCGTCGAGATCAACCCGGGCGATCATGCCGCGTCGATCCGCGAGCTGGCGCAGGCGATGGACGCCGGCCAGGTCGATCTGCTCCTCATTCTCGGTGCCAATCCGGTCTTCACCGCGCCGGCGGATCTGCAGTTCGCCGAGAAGCTGAAGAAGGTGCAGACCACGGTTACGCTGTCGATGTTTCCCGACGAGACGGCGTTCGTCACGCAGTGGAACATCCCCGAAGCGCACCCGCTCGAGAGCTGGAGCGACGCCCGCGCGTTCGACGGCACCGTCACGGTGCTGCAGCCGCTGATCGCGCCGCTCTACGACGGCAAGACGATCACCGAGGTGCTCACGCTCTTCATCGACGCGCAGGCCGGCAAGTCGGCGCACGACCTCGTCAAGGACTACTGGACGCGCGCCAACGCCGGCAGCGTCGGCGGCTGGAAGGTCACCGATCCCACCGGCGCTCCGTTCAAGAGCGCCGAGAGCATGTGGAAGCACGTGCTGCATGACGGGTTCGTCACCGGCACGGCCGGCCACTCGCCAGCCTCCGCTCCCACTCCCGCTGCGGCAGCCAGCGCTCAACCCTCGGCCGCCGCCGGAGGCGAACTCGAGATCATCTTCCGGCCGGACCCGACGATTTGGGACGGCCGCTTCGCCAATAACGGCTGGCTGCAGGAGCTGCCCAAGCCGCTGACGAAGGTCACCTGGGATCCCACCGCGTGGATCAGCCAGAACCTCGCAAAGGCCAAGGGGCTCGCCGACGGCGACCTGATCGATCTGCGCTACCGGGGCAACACCGCGAAGCTGCCGGTGGCGATCGTCCCCGGCCATCCCGAGCAGTCCGTCACCGTGTTCTACGGCTACGGACGCCAGGTGACGGGCCGGGTCGGTACGGCCGCCGACAAGACGGCGCTCGACTTCGACGTCTACAAGCTGCGCACGTCCGACGCGCTCTACTTCGGCGACGGCCTCGAGATCGCCAAGGCCGGCCGCTACCTGCTGGCGCGCACGCAGGAACACCAGATGATGGAGGACCGCGCGCCGGTGCGCGTGGCCGACGTCGAGGAGTACCGCAAGGACCCGGAAGTCATCGCCAAACAGGGTGAGACCCCGCCCAAAACGCTGACGATGATCCCCGAGTGGGACTACTCGCAGCATTACAAGTGGGGGATGCAGATCGACCTGACGTCCTGCACCGGCTGCGGCACCTGCACCATCGCCTGCCAGTCCGAAAACAACATCCCGGTCGTCGGCAAGGAGCAGGTCCAGAAGGGGCGCGAGATGCAGTGGATCCGCGTCGACCACTACTTCGAGGGGCACCCCGAGGACGGCAACTCGATCAGGACGTACCACCAGCCGGTGCCCTGCCAACAGTGCGAGAACGCGCCGTGCGAGCTCGTCTGCCCGGTCGGCGCGACGACGCACAGCGCCGAAGGCCTGAACGACATGGTCTACAACCGCTGCGTCGGCACGCGCTACTGCTCGAACAACTGCCCCTACAAGGTGCGGCGCTTCAACTTCCTGCTGTACCAGGACTGGGAGACGCCGAACTGGGAGCCGCTGCGCAACCCCGACGTCACCGTCCGCAGCCGCGGCGTCATGGAGAAGTGCACCTACTGCGTGCAGCGGATCAACTACGCGAAGATCGACGCCGAGCGCGCCGACCGCCGCGTCGCCGACGGCGAGGTCGTGCCGGCCTGCGCCGCCGCCTGTCCGGCCGACGCCATCGTATTCGGCGACCTCAACGATCCCAACGCACGGGTGACGAAGTTGAAGGCGCGCGAACGCACCTACGGGCTGCTCGCCGAGCTCAATACCCGTCCGCGCACCACCTACATGGCGGCAGTGCGCAACCCGAATCCCGAACTGGCGTGA
- the ctaD gene encoding cytochrome c oxidase subunit I — protein sequence MDTTATPTLNYLNNGHGLKSWLLTRDHKRIALLYLWSVTAFFFLGGFFALMIRLELLTPASDLVQPDTYNKLFTMHGIVMVFFFLIPSIPATLGNFLIPIMIGAKDLAFPRINLLSWYIYILGGLFTITAALTGGVDTGWTFYAPYSTTASNSNVILAGLGIFITGFSSILTGLNFIVTVHRMRAPGLTWFRLPLFVWSHYATSLIMILGTPVIAITVLLVAVERGLHLGIFDPALGGDPVLFQHLFWFYSHPAVYIMILPAMGVVSELVQAFARKNIFGYAFVAFSSLAIAIIGFLVWGHHLFVSGQSTYAGLVFSIISMFVAIPSAVKVFNWTATLYKGSVSWDSPMLYAFGFIGLFTIGGLTGLFLATLGMDIHMHDTYFIIAHFHYVMVGGAIFGFLGGLHYWWPKITGRMYPEGWAKFACLNIFIGFNLTFGPQFIVGYLGMPRRYAMYAPEFQVWNVLSTAGATILGIGYLIPMVYFTWSIFKGEIASANPWGARGLEWEIPSPPPTENFLVTPIVTHGTHQYAPSHEVGIV from the coding sequence ATGGACACCACCGCAACACCCACGCTCAATTACCTGAACAACGGCCACGGCCTCAAGTCGTGGCTGTTGACGCGGGATCACAAGCGGATCGCGCTGCTCTACCTGTGGTCGGTCACCGCCTTCTTTTTCCTCGGCGGCTTCTTCGCGCTGATGATCCGGCTCGAGCTGCTGACGCCGGCGTCGGATCTCGTCCAGCCCGACACCTACAACAAGCTGTTCACGATGCACGGCATCGTGATGGTGTTCTTCTTCCTGATTCCGTCGATTCCGGCGACGCTCGGCAACTTCCTCATCCCGATCATGATCGGCGCAAAGGACCTGGCGTTCCCGCGCATCAACCTGCTCAGCTGGTACATCTACATTCTCGGCGGCCTGTTCACGATCACCGCGGCGCTGACCGGCGGCGTCGACACCGGCTGGACCTTCTACGCGCCCTACAGCACGACCGCGTCGAACTCGAACGTCATTCTTGCCGGCCTCGGCATCTTCATTACCGGCTTCTCGTCGATCCTGACCGGCCTGAATTTCATCGTCACCGTCCACCGCATGCGCGCGCCGGGGCTGACCTGGTTCCGGCTGCCGCTCTTCGTGTGGTCGCACTACGCGACCTCGCTGATCATGATCCTCGGCACGCCGGTCATCGCCATCACCGTGCTGCTGGTGGCGGTCGAGCGCGGCCTTCACCTCGGCATCTTCGACCCGGCCCTCGGCGGCGACCCGGTGCTCTTCCAGCACCTGTTCTGGTTCTACTCGCACCCGGCCGTCTACATCATGATCCTGCCGGCGATGGGGGTGGTCAGCGAGCTGGTGCAGGCCTTCGCGCGCAAGAACATCTTCGGCTACGCGTTCGTGGCGTTCTCGAGCCTGGCGATCGCGATCATCGGCTTCCTGGTCTGGGGCCACCACCTGTTCGTGTCCGGCCAGTCGACATACGCAGGCCTGGTGTTTTCGATCATCTCGATGTTCGTGGCGATTCCGTCGGCGGTGAAGGTGTTCAACTGGACGGCGACGCTCTACAAGGGGTCGGTCTCGTGGGATTCGCCGATGCTCTACGCCTTCGGCTTCATCGGCCTGTTCACGATCGGCGGACTGACGGGGCTGTTCCTGGCGACGCTCGGCATGGACATCCACATGCACGACACCTACTTCATCATCGCGCACTTCCATTACGTGATGGTCGGCGGCGCCATCTTCGGCTTCCTGGGCGGCCTGCACTACTGGTGGCCGAAGATCACCGGCCGCATGTATCCCGAGGGCTGGGCCAAGTTCGCCTGCCTGAACATCTTCATCGGCTTCAACCTGACGTTCGGGCCGCAGTTCATCGTCGGCTACCTGGGCATGCCGCGCCGCTACGCGATGTACGCGCCGGAATTCCAGGTGTGGAACGTGCTCTCGACCGCAGGCGCCACCATCCTCGGCATCGGCTACCTGATCCCGATGGTGTATTTCACGTGGTCGATCTTCAAGGGTGAGATCGCCAGTGCCAACCCGTGGGGCGCGCGCGGCCTGGAGTGGGAGATCCCGTCGCCGCCGCCGACCGAGAACTTCCTGGTCACGCCGATCGTGACCCACGGCACGCATCAGTACGCTCCGAGCCATGAGGTCGGCATTGTCTGA
- the nrfD gene encoding NrfD/PsrC family molybdoenzyme membrane anchor subunit translates to MINPKPSTYEPAPLIEPGHTFTSISDKIGGVVLTTHQPISWFVVVSVGLMLMGMMGMAITYLLLKGVGIWGVNIPVGWGFAIINFVWWIGIGHAGTLISAILLLLKQGWRTSINRFAEGMTIFAVMCAGLFPLIHTGRPWLAAYWLFPYPNSMGLWPQFRSPLIWDVFAVSTYFTVSLMYWYVGLIPDIATLRDKARNIWVKRAYGMLALGWRGSARHWQRYEHVYLLLAGLSTPLVLSVHTVVSFDFAIGIVPGWHATIFPPYFVAGAIYAGFAMVLTLAIPLRKVYGLEDFITMRHLENMGKVTLVTGLIVAYGYMSEAFFGWYSGNKYEGFMILNRMFGPYWYMYWTLIFCNILTPQWLWIKRVRTSTLGLFLVAMVVNVGMWLERFVIVVTSLHRDFLPSSWGMYHGTIWDWMVFTGTLGMFITFFFLFIRFLPMISIFEVRTMAPAAKMNGSEAH, encoded by the coding sequence ATGATAAATCCGAAGCCGTCCACCTACGAGCCCGCGCCGCTCATCGAGCCCGGCCACACGTTCACATCGATCAGCGACAAGATCGGCGGCGTCGTCCTCACCACCCATCAGCCGATCAGCTGGTTCGTGGTGGTCTCCGTCGGTCTGATGCTGATGGGCATGATGGGGATGGCGATCACCTATCTGCTGCTGAAGGGCGTCGGGATCTGGGGCGTCAACATTCCCGTCGGCTGGGGCTTCGCGATCATCAATTTCGTCTGGTGGATCGGCATCGGCCATGCGGGGACCTTGATTTCCGCCATTCTCCTCCTGCTGAAGCAGGGTTGGCGCACGTCGATCAACCGCTTCGCCGAAGGCATGACCATCTTCGCGGTCATGTGCGCCGGCCTCTTCCCGCTGATCCATACCGGCCGCCCGTGGTTGGCCGCCTACTGGCTGTTCCCCTATCCGAACAGCATGGGGCTCTGGCCGCAGTTCAGAAGCCCGCTCATCTGGGACGTATTCGCGGTCTCGACCTACTTCACCGTGTCGCTGATGTACTGGTACGTCGGGCTCATTCCCGACATCGCGACGCTGCGCGACAAGGCCCGTAACATCTGGGTCAAGCGCGCCTACGGGATGCTTGCGCTCGGCTGGCGCGGCTCGGCGCGCCACTGGCAGCGCTACGAGCACGTCTACCTGCTGCTCGCCGGCCTGTCGACACCGCTCGTCCTCTCAGTGCACACGGTCGTCAGCTTCGACTTCGCGATCGGCATCGTCCCCGGCTGGCACGCCACGATCTTCCCGCCCTACTTCGTCGCAGGCGCGATCTACGCCGGCTTCGCGATGGTGCTGACGCTGGCGATTCCGCTGCGCAAGGTCTACGGTCTGGAAGACTTCATCACCATGCGCCACCTCGAGAACATGGGGAAGGTCACGCTGGTGACCGGGCTGATCGTCGCCTACGGCTACATGTCGGAGGCGTTCTTCGGCTGGTACAGCGGCAACAAGTACGAAGGCTTCATGATCCTGAACCGGATGTTCGGCCCGTACTGGTACATGTACTGGACGCTCATCTTCTGCAACATCCTCACGCCGCAGTGGCTGTGGATCAAACGGGTGCGCACGAGCACGCTGGGTCTGTTCCTGGTCGCGATGGTGGTCAACGTCGGCATGTGGCTGGAGCGCTTCGTCATCGTCGTCACCAGTCTGCACCGCGATTTTCTCCCCTCGTCCTGGGGTATGTATCACGGCACGATCTGGGACTGGATGGTGTTTACCGGCACGCTCGGCATGTTCATCACGTTCTTCTTCCTGTTCATCCGCTTCCTGCCGATGATCTCGATCTTCGAGGTACGGACGATGGCGCCGGCGGCGAAGATGAACGGCTCGGAGGCACACTGA
- a CDS encoding cytochrome C oxidase subunit IV family protein has translation MSGHVAPKSMYVGIWFALVVGTVLTVVAAEVDMGALNNVAMLLIACTKAALVILFFMHVRWSTRLTWVVAASGFFWLLIMFGLTMQDYLTRGWVPGTWR, from the coding sequence ATGAGTGGACACGTCGCACCGAAATCGATGTATGTCGGAATCTGGTTCGCGCTGGTCGTCGGCACCGTGCTGACGGTGGTGGCGGCAGAAGTCGACATGGGCGCGCTCAACAACGTCGCGATGCTGCTCATCGCCTGCACCAAGGCGGCGCTGGTCATCCTCTTCTTCATGCACGTCCGCTGGAGCACCCGCCTGACCTGGGTGGTGGCCGCGTCCGGCTTCTTCTGGCTGCTCATCATGTTCGGCCTGACGATGCAGGATTACCTGACCCGCGGCTGGGTTCCGGGCACCTGGCGCTGA
- the coxB gene encoding cytochrome c oxidase subunit II — protein sequence MFTNFPFFPEAASEQAGQVDALYFFLVAVTAFFMALVGILVVVFAIKFHRKHADEVGVEIHGSLVLELLWTFIPLGITMVMFVWGAQVFFHMTRPPKGAMDIYIVGKQWMWKAQHMDGAREINELHVPLGVPVKLTMGSEDVIHSFFIPDFRVKADVIPGRYNTLWFTATKPGRYHLFCTQYCGTKHSAMIGWVTVMEPSDYQAWLGGGPVNGSMADNGAKLFQDLACATCHLENGQGRAPSLKGVYGSTVTLTTGQTVTADDAYVRESILNSQAKIVAGYQPIMPTFQGLVSEEQLLQLIAYVKSLGGNQQGATK from the coding sequence ATGTTCACGAACTTTCCGTTCTTTCCGGAGGCGGCGTCGGAACAGGCAGGGCAGGTCGATGCCCTGTACTTCTTCCTCGTCGCCGTCACAGCGTTCTTCATGGCGCTCGTCGGCATCCTCGTGGTGGTGTTTGCGATCAAATTCCACCGCAAGCACGCCGACGAGGTCGGCGTCGAGATCCACGGATCGCTGGTGCTCGAGCTGCTGTGGACGTTCATCCCGCTCGGCATCACCATGGTGATGTTCGTGTGGGGCGCGCAGGTCTTCTTCCACATGACCCGCCCGCCGAAAGGCGCGATGGACATCTACATCGTCGGCAAGCAGTGGATGTGGAAGGCGCAGCACATGGACGGCGCACGCGAGATCAACGAGCTGCACGTGCCGCTGGGCGTCCCGGTCAAGCTGACGATGGGCTCGGAAGACGTCATCCACAGCTTCTTCATCCCCGATTTCCGCGTCAAGGCGGACGTGATCCCCGGGCGGTACAACACGTTGTGGTTCACGGCGACCAAACCGGGGCGCTATCACCTGTTCTGCACGCAGTACTGCGGCACCAAGCACTCCGCGATGATCGGCTGGGTGACGGTGATGGAGCCGTCCGACTATCAGGCGTGGCTCGGCGGCGGACCGGTCAACGGGTCGATGGCCGACAACGGGGCGAAGCTGTTCCAGGATCTGGCCTGCGCCACCTGCCATCTCGAGAACGGCCAGGGCCGCGCGCCGTCGCTGAAGGGTGTCTACGGCAGCACCGTCACACTCACCACCGGGCAGACCGTCACCGCCGACGACGCCTACGTCCGGGAGTCGATCCTGAATTCGCAGGCGAAGATCGTCGCCGGCTATCAGCCGATCATGCCGACGTTCCAGGGCCTCGTCTCGGAAGAACAACTACTCCAGCTGATCGCCTACGTGAAGTCGCTCGGCGGCAACCAGCAGGGGGCGACGAAATAG
- a CDS encoding cytochrome c: MSRKFCLLTAAFCLLIAAAGCRQDMQNSPKAIPLRESVFFKNGSSARPLVEDTVARGTLEDDVTFFTGKNGAADVDALPFPLTADVLDRGQDRFNIYCRPCHGAAGLGDGMIVRRGYRQPPSYHIDRLRQAPIGHFYDVMTNGFGAMPDYKAQIAPRDRWAIAAYVRALQLSQHATAADLTPEERQKLSQPAQPAGTERKDPGADRGAGEHKQ, translated from the coding sequence TTGAGCCGTAAATTCTGTCTGCTGACGGCTGCCTTCTGTCTCCTGATCGCAGCCGCGGGCTGTCGCCAGGACATGCAGAACTCGCCCAAGGCGATTCCGCTGCGTGAGAGCGTGTTCTTCAAGAACGGCTCGAGCGCGCGGCCGCTCGTCGAGGACACCGTCGCGCGCGGCACACTCGAAGACGACGTGACGTTCTTCACCGGCAAGAACGGCGCGGCGGACGTCGATGCGCTGCCCTTCCCGCTGACCGCCGACGTGCTGGATCGCGGCCAGGACCGCTTCAACATCTATTGCCGGCCGTGCCACGGCGCGGCGGGGCTCGGCGACGGCATGATCGTGCGGCGCGGCTATCGCCAGCCGCCGTCGTACCACATCGACCGCCTCCGTCAGGCGCCGATCGGCCACTTCTACGACGTCATGACCAACGGCTTCGGCGCGATGCCGGACTACAAGGCGCAGATCGCGCCGCGCGATCGCTGGGCGATCGCCGCCTATGTCCGCGCGCTGCAACTGAGCCAGCACGCGACGGCCGCCGACCTCACGCCCGAGGAGCGGCAGAAGCTCTCGCAGCCCGCGCAGCCCGCCGGGACGGAACGCAAGGATCCGGGCGCCGATCGCGGGGCCGGGGAGCACAAGCAGTAA
- a CDS encoding cytochrome c oxidase subunit 3 family protein, with protein MRSALSEQQFPQYPAPVAIQPAPAPEHAHHPWLQHHFDNMEQQAEASTLGMWVFLSTEILFFGGLFMAYLVYRHASPEGFQEASHELNRFWGTTNTLVLICSSLTMALAVRAAQTGQSRKTQVGWLLGTMVFGVGFLGIKAIEYYDKFVHHHVPGPYFHWEGMYPKPAEQFYSLYFAMTGLHALHMIIGLGIMAVIAVMAWRGIFDEEYYTPVEVAGLYWHFVDIVWIFLFPLLYLIGGHFKG; from the coding sequence ATGAGGTCGGCATTGTCTGAGCAGCAGTTCCCGCAATACCCGGCGCCCGTGGCGATCCAGCCGGCGCCCGCGCCCGAGCACGCCCACCACCCGTGGCTGCAGCACCATTTCGACAACATGGAGCAGCAGGCCGAGGCCTCGACGCTCGGCATGTGGGTGTTCCTCTCCACGGAAATCCTGTTCTTCGGCGGCCTGTTCATGGCGTATCTCGTCTACCGCCATGCGTCGCCGGAAGGGTTCCAGGAGGCGAGCCACGAGCTCAATCGCTTCTGGGGTACCACCAACACGCTCGTCCTCATCTGCAGCTCGCTGACGATGGCGCTGGCGGTGCGCGCCGCGCAGACGGGCCAGTCGCGCAAGACACAGGTCGGCTGGCTGCTCGGCACGATGGTGTTCGGCGTCGGCTTCCTCGGGATCAAGGCCATCGAGTACTACGACAAGTTCGTGCACCATCACGTGCCGGGCCCCTACTTCCATTGGGAAGGCATGTATCCGAAGCCGGCGGAGCAGTTCTACTCGCTCTACTTCGCAATGACGGGGCTGCATGCGCTGCACATGATCATCGGCCTCGGCATCATGGCGGTAATTGCGGTGATGGCCTGGCGCGGCATCTTCGACGAGGAGTACTACACGCCGGTCGAAGTCGCCGGCCTCTACTGGCACTTCGTCGACATCGTCTGGATTTTCCTGTTCCCGCTGCTCTATCTCATCGGCGGGCACTTCAAAGGCTAG
- a CDS encoding DUF3341 domain-containing protein, with translation MDTARTLPPAIYGLMAEFDDPKSLVEAARRVYAAGYRKLDTFTPYPIEEAWEAIGHHDRRLSPIVLAGGITGLLTGIGLQEWVHEIAYPVNIAGKPLNSWPQFVPVTFELTILFAAIAGVIGMIALNGLPQPYHPAFNVERFEHASRDKFFLLVESEDPKFDRTATADFLKGLHATEVSEVEP, from the coding sequence ATGGACACGGCACGCACCCTGCCGCCGGCCATTTACGGCCTGATGGCCGAGTTCGACGATCCGAAGTCGCTGGTCGAGGCCGCCAGGCGCGTCTACGCCGCCGGCTACCGCAAGCTCGACACCTTCACGCCGTACCCGATTGAAGAGGCGTGGGAGGCCATCGGTCACCACGATCGCCGACTGTCGCCGATCGTGCTGGCCGGCGGTATCACGGGCCTGCTGACCGGCATCGGCCTGCAGGAGTGGGTGCACGAGATTGCCTACCCGGTGAACATCGCTGGCAAGCCGCTCAACAGCTGGCCGCAGTTCGTGCCGGTGACCTTCGAGCTGACGATTCTCTTCGCCGCCATCGCCGGCGTGATCGGGATGATCGCGCTCAACGGGCTGCCGCAGCCGTACCACCCGGCGTTCAACGTCGAGCGCTTCGAGCACGCCTCGCGCGACAAGTTCTTCCTGCTCGTCGAGTCGGAGGATCCGAAGTTCGATCGCACGGCGACCGCGGACTTCCTGAAGGGGCTCCATGCGACGGAGGTCAGCGAAGTTGAGCCGTAA